A single Asterias rubens chromosome 13, eAstRub1.3, whole genome shotgun sequence DNA region contains:
- the LOC117298839 gene encoding uncharacterized protein LOC117298839: protein MIWIDVIRMKWRESIHGLLQARDGTQRVSLTGYPNELFDGNPKNSPRSEQQEQELVWNLHPSTRKLHIAFHSLLYNFYNHKDLALPLDLQERIAATEESQQHGASTSRATTPQTYSSLRPKPTLAAQARHLKLSQLLHVLDKLIVVQEKMFKRLEKQTNLSEWVQDSLKRLFEVLENECDNIVGISVKFSTAKEDRFQMEQDINQITDAFQRILSGFLDVIQSWTDVVGNVRGAEVAPSDGEDPWPDQTTIEELREGLPDGYEVDYDFMEAVLKEAEDEEKWLENGYSDGDDTSSGCSDQEEEEEEEERASSSRPTVDAEVHLEEDGIMQTERDDQPMLEKKKTEEIKSMNNNVSFKKSARNDGYQVLA from the exons ATGATTTGGATTGACGTGATTCGCATGAAATGGCGAGAGTCGATACACGGGTTGTTACAGGCCAGGGATGGAACACAGCGAGTCTCTTTAACTGGATACCCAAACGAACTCTTCGATGGAAACCCCAAAA ATTCGCCCCGTAGTGAGCAGCAAGAACAAGAACTGGTGTGGAACCTGCACCCGTCCACCAGAAAGCTACACATCGCCTTCCACTCGTTGCTGTACAACTTCTACAACCATAAGGACCTGGCCTTACCTTTAGATCTACAGGAGCGCATTGCTGCAACGGAAGAATCCCAGCAGCACGGGGCATCAACGTCCCGGGCAACAACGCCGCAGACCTACAGTAGTCTTAGACCGAAGCCAACCCTAGCTGCACAGGCACGCCATCTCAAGCTCAGCCAGCTACTCCATGTGTTGGATAAGCTAATCGTCGTGCAAGAGAAGATGTTCAAACGGCTGGAGAAGCAGACTAACTTGTCAGAATGGGTCCAAGATAGCCTCAAACGACTGTTTGAAGTCCTGGAAAAT GAATGTGACAACATCGTCGGCATCTCAGTAAAATTCTCCACGGCGAAGGAAGACCGCTTCCAGATGGAACAAGACATCAACCAGATCACGGATGCCTTCCAGCGAATCCTATCAGGCTTCCTGGACGTCATCCAATCTTGGACGGACGTGGTCGGCAACGTACGCGGTGCCGAGGTAGCCCCTTCGGACGGGGAAGACCCCTGGCCGGACCAGACTACCATTGAGGAACTCCGGGAGGGTCTTCCGGATGGGTACGAGGTGGATTATGACTTCATGGAGGCCGTTCTGAAGGAGGCTGAAGATGAGGAGAAGTGGTTGGAGAATGGATATTCCGATGGTGATGATACGAGCTCCGGTTGTTCCGAccaggaggaggaggaggaggaggaggagcgAGCATCCTCCTCGAGACCAACCGTTGATGCGGAGGTCCACCTTGAGGAGGATGGTATCATGCAAACCGAACGGGATGACCAGCCCAtgttggagaagaaaaaaacagaggaAATCAAGTCGATGAATAATAATGTATCTTTCAAGAAGTCTGCCCGTAATGATGGGTACCAAGTATTGGCATAG
- the LOC117298502 gene encoding peroxisomal N(1)-acetyl-spermine/spermidine oxidase-like: MARRTSVVVVGAGMAGLAAAVELMKVKVFDIIILEATNRAGGRIHTSSELGSEVIELGANWIHGEDNNPIHKLAKENGLLKESRESSSSFSRINKDNSSTNCSTDWTKTAADKGIFILENGTVVPPEIVKKGCMWYDNQCESSTDTGSHNGCSNVSEYIKKSLETNMVEEGITDERVKHLHRRLSKWCLMQECLDMACESCNDISLAHFNDFKPCQGEYYTCLGEKGFQGIVDVFLNQLPGDTIRYCQPVDQILWTHKPSEDNCAGTTANGKPRAVVRVKGQPEIPADHVIITSSVGYLKENHLSMFRPALPADKQRAINTLGFGTVDKIFLRYEKPFWEDGLEGFQLLWEHDSWHADPLKDEGEIIDSESNWMWKIPGFYSVEGHDDVLCAWISGKEAEYMETLSDAEVMQTCTDILQKFLQRDVPSPVQIVVSRWGTHPYIRGSYCGYLPVHGTGDEYDVMSNPIMQECQGDLQHPLLMFAGEACHKDFQSTVHGAMVSGQQQAEKLIQFHRSPSTE, from the exons ATGGCCAGAAGGACCAGTGTCGTAGTTGTTGGTGCTGGTATGGCAGGTCTTGCTGCAGCAGTGGAGCTGATGAAAGTCAAAGTATTTGACATCATCATCTTAGAAGCGACCAACCGTGCAGGAGGGCGAATTCACACTTCTTCTGAATTAG GTTCTGAGGTTATTGAATTGGGTGCTAATTGGATACACGGTGAAGACAACAATCCTATTCACAAACTAGCTAAGGAAAATGGATTACTTAAG GAGTCAAGAGAGAGCAGTAGCAGCTTTTCTAGAATTAATAAAGACAACTCATCTACCAATTGTAGTACTGATTGGACTAAAACAGCCGCTGATAAAGGCATCTTTATACTAGAGAATGGGACCGTTGTCCCACCTGAAATCGTCAAAAAAGGTTGTATGTGGTATGACAATCAATGCGAAAGCAGCACCGATACAGGAAGTCATAATGGCTGCTCCAATGTGAGTGAATACATCAAGAAGAGCTTGGAGACTAACATGGTGGAAGAGGGTATCACAGACGAACGGGTGAAACATCTGCATCGGAGACTGTCCAAATGGTGTTTGATGCAAGAGTGCCTCGACATGGCGTGTGAAAGCTGTAACGATATATCATTGGCGCATTTCAACGATTTCAAACCCTGTCAGGGAGAATACTACACTTGCCTCGGGGAAAAGGGTTTCCAAGGAATTGTGGATGTTTTCTTGAACCAACTTCCTGGTGATACTATTCGGTATTGCCAACCAGTGGACCAAATACTATGGACACACAAACCAAGTGAAGATAACTGTGCAGGCACTACAGCAAATGGAAAACCACGCGCAGTGGTtcgtgtcaaaggtcaaccGGAAATCCCAGCTGATCATGTGATCATTACATCATCAGTAGGATACCTCAAGGAGAACCACCTGAGTATGTTTCGGCCAGCGTTACCGGCGGACAAGCAGCGTGCGATAAACACCCTCGGCTTTGGGACGGTCGATAAAATCTTCCTCAGATATGAGAAGCCATTTTGGGAAGATGGGCTTGAAGGGTTTCAGTTGCTATGGGAACATGATTCTTGGCATGCTGATCCTCTAAAGGATGAAGGAGAAATCATTGATAGCGAGAGTAATTGGATGTGGAAAATCCCAG GCTTTTACTCAGTAGAAGGCCATGATGATGTACTATGTGCATGGATTTCAGGAAAGGAAGCAGAATACATGGAGACTCTATCAGATGCTGAAGTCATGCAA ACATGTACGGATATTCTACAGAAGTTCCTTCAGAGAGACGTTCCAAGCCCGGTCCAGATTGTTGTATCCCGTTGGGGGACCCATCCATACATCAGAGGTTCATACTGCGGTTATTTACCAGTACATGGTACGGGAGATGAGTACGATGTCATGAGTAATCCCATCATGCAGGAATGCCAAGGAGACCTCCAG CATCCTTTACTTATGTTTGCTGGTGAGGCGTGTCACAAAGACTTCCAATCTACAGTCCACGGTGCGATGGTATCCGGTCAGCAACAAGCAGAGAAACTCATCCAGTTTCACCGGTCACCCAGTACGGAATGA